In Buteo buteo chromosome 16, bButBut1.hap1.1, whole genome shotgun sequence, the DNA window TCTGCTACTGTGCTAGCTTTTGTGCTGGCAATAGCTGAGCAGGGCTGTCCTGTTTGTCAGGGCAGTGACTGAGGCAtcgttttgggtttttttctggaggtttggttgtggttttttgtttggtctttttttttttcctcatccagATGAGCTTGACTAAGAGTGTTGAAAGGTGCATTTACAGTTGGGACTGTGCATCTGAAGCACCTCTGTATAAGTCTACATAGACTCTAGTTACCATGCATTAGCTCATGTTGTGGAGTAGTCCTTGTGAGCACAGATAAAATTCCCTTTGGATGGAGCTGAACTGCAGGATGCAGTCCAAGATCACCCCTAATGCATCCCACCTGCCTAAGGGTTATCCATCTACAGGGTCAAGGTATCATTTGGACGATGGGAAACTGCCTAAAACTGTGGACAGTAGGTCATCAGCACCGACTGCTTTCTGGACAAGTCGGCAGTACGCTGGGCAGCACCACTTGCTGGTGTGCATATAGCTAGTGTGAAAGCCAGAATCCTTGTCAATCGTATTTGTTTATGCAAGGATGACATCTAGAATACTGAAAACACCTCTGCTGAAGATTTGAGTTATTAGTTTGTGGTATCCTGAGCTATTGTGTTTCAGATATCCACTCAGAGGGAGCTAATCCTGAAATTTCCAGACCCGGTGGACTCCCCTCAATAAGTTTGTTGTTGGGTTTACAGGCAGCAGCAATAAATGTAGCTGAGCTCTTCTGTTGTGATCTGCCAGGCAGGTTTGAGGCTGCTTCCCTCCTGGGCAGGACTGAGCCAggaagggagcagaggcaggcagggaggtggaACGTGTGTTTTTTTGCAGGCCTTTCCTGTTCTGCAGGATATCCTGAGGCCCCTGTAACCAGATGGATGATACAAGCCAACTGCTCTGCAGGAGCTTGGAGCAGTTGCAGCTCAAGTGGCTGGTGTCTGGTAAAGGCTGCATGGGGCTGCTCCTTCCTGCTCGTCCGGGGTACTGTTCAGTCCTGGACTTCAGCCCTGTTATCCTCCCTTCCAGTATAGCCTGGCTGCAAGCACCTGCGTTTCTTCTAACGGCTCTCTTGGTGGTGGATTGACTGGCCTGTCTGTAGGCCACACACCACAAGGCGCTGAACAGGCTGCCGTTGACTTCTCTGACAGCTGAGGCTGTTCAAGATCCTGCAAGGGGCAGCCTTAGTTAGAGGACTACATCCTTCTGTAGCACCACCTTGCCTGACCTTTGGGTGCAATCGCACTGCTCTCTGGCTCTGATGTCTCTGCAAATAGCCCTTCCCTGCGGGGTGTCTGTGCAGCCCGATCCTGTGCTCTTGAAAACACTGTTCCAAAATGGCTCAGTCTGCAGTTCCCCTCCAAGCATCGAGGGAAAAGTTACTTGAGGACATTCCAGGCTTCACCACCACCTTCAGACTCTGAGCATCCCTCTGTCTGTATTGCTAATGCTCCTGTGCAAGGGGAAGCTAAAACGCATGAAGAATTAATCATTGTTTTAGGTCTCCAGAAGAAGCTGTCTTCTGCTAAGAGATGGCTCGCGTTTTATGGCTGCTGAAATGTCACCGCAGGAAAAgttggaggaggagggagaggtgccTTTTTTTGAGCATATAAAGCAAAGAATAATTAGTACAAATAACAAATGCTGCAGCAGTGACTCACTGCGTGAGTCAGAGGAAGTCATTCCCTCAGTCCTGTGCTGTGGTACAGCACTGGAGTTTAATTTTTTGACCCTCATGCGTTCTGCTGTTTGCTGATTTATTGTGTGATTGAAGGGGCtttaaagcagcatttccatCGAATGGCTCCCAGggtgtgctggggctgcagcagcttttgcgaatgcctctgcccagaggagGCACTTTCCTGTGCCCTCCACAGCTTCCCAGCAGGCTCCAGTGTCTGCATGCTGGATCCGTCCTGGAGGCAGAGTCCCATCTTGACGGGCTCAATCTGAGCTGGGTGTGGAGAGTCTTAGTCTGCACTTCCATGCAAATCTCCAGTGCAGTTGGGGTGGTGAGGTTGGCGTTAATCTTGGGCCACTCTTCACCTGAGGAGCATTTACTCTTCTCAAGGTTTCTTTCCCGCCTCCCCCTGCCTTGTGCTTGCTGGCCCTTAAATTCCCTTCTCCTTTGACCTGGACTCACAGCAGGGTGCATCTGTGGAGCCTGCGAGGCTCGGGTAATCCTGGTGGCAACAGTCTGCAGGGATGGCAAAGGGGAGTGAGGTGTGAACTCCAGCACAGCATGCAGTTGTTCTGATTACTTGGTGCTCTTGGATCACATCGAGGCCATTCAGCAGGGATAGCCCTGCTCTGTAGGGAAAGGGAAGACACCTGTGTGGAGATGAACAATTTGCTTATTTGCAAAGGATGCATCTTTGAAAGAGGTTCTTGGTGTCCTGTGATAGGAAGTCTTGAGCATTTTGATTAATGCTAAGAAAAAAGGGAGCATATACAGAGGTTGCTTCAGTGCCTTTACTGCTGGTGGTGGGCTGCAGAGGTGAGCAGTGTTATAAAGCCTGTTGCTTTTGTCTCCTTGGTCCCTGCAGGACGGCCATACCGTGGAAAACCCAGTGACATGTGGGCGTTGGGTGTGGTGCTCTTCACCATGCTCTATGGCCAGTTCCCCTTCTATGACAGCATACCTCAGGAGCTTTTCCGCAAAATCAAGGCTGCCGAGTACACCATCCCTGAGTGAGTATAGCCTGTCCCAGGGAGGCCCTTCTCTTAGTGCCTGTGTGGGCGGTGCTCTGGGCCTTACTGGGACAGCCAGAGCTGGAGGGGCTTCACTCAAAGCCCCTGAGGGTTGCAGCAGTAATGAGAGCAAAGACTGTATGCAGTAGTCCCCAAGGAAGCAGTAGCAGAGCTGGGACATCTTGTACAAAGGTGAGAGAGGCCCCATGCTGCAAAACAGGGAATCAACCCCCTGGTTAATTCTGGGGTCTCTCAGTCAAAGCATTGGTGGCTCCTCTAGTTCCTGACCTGTGCTCCCAGCACAtccatcctgctgctgcctctgcccaccTCAGGCACTCAGACTGATCATGTGTTCTCTCTCCCAGGGATGGACGGGTCTCAGAAAACACTGTGTGCTTGATCCGAAAACTGCTGGTCTTGGATCCGCAGCAGCGTCTGACAGCTTCTGAAGTGCTGGATTCTCTCAGCTCCATCATAGCATCATGGTACGTGCAAGAGGAGAGACACAGGAACATGGTGCCTCTGGCCGCAGGCAGCGTTATTCCAGCTGTGGCCAGCAGACTTCTGCCAAACAGGACACCAGAGCAGGATCTGTGAGAACTGCAAAAAAGGTCTTTAAATCCTGTGTCTCAACCACTGGTGTCTGCTGATGGATACAGCCAGAGCGGCCTGCACAAATGCTTATCATTGTGACCAGGGTTGAAGTCTAAAGCAATAACATTACAAAACCGTACTGAGATCTCTagaggggaagagcaggagatgcCGTTACAGGTGGGAACACTACACATGCAGGGTGGGGATGCTTTTTGAGGGTAAATCTGACTCCAGGACTTGCATGAACCAACTGGGATGAGATTCCAGTAGCACACTCCAGCAGAAATGGATCCTGGCAGTGTTTGCTTGGTGCAGCCCTCTCTTATTAGCCCTGTGACCTTCTGTCTGTGCTGCACAGCATGCCCAGGCAAAGTTCTTGTGCTGTCTGTTGAGTCAGCAGTGAAGTCTGTGATTTTTGGACCTGTGGTTGTTTTCTCTCCTACCTATGCAAGAGTTAAGAGTTCCACATcctgtttaacaaaaaaaaaaaaaaaaggcagctctggGGTTATAACATGATTTCATACCAGGGAAGTTGAATTTGGAATAGTGTCCCCTAGTAGCAGTAGCCGGTGTGGCATCCAGGTAGCTCTCTGCCACACTCACAGCCAGCCAGGTGGGATTGCCCTGGCCAGGGTGTTGGGTGAGGGTGGGTGAGCTGGTTCTGTGCTCTGAACCCTGACACTGTACTCTCCCCCCAGGCAGTCTATGTCCTCGCTGAGTGGCCCTTTGCAAGTGGTGCCAGACATCGATGACCAAGTGGCTAACCCTGAAAACCCCCAAGAGGTAGGTTTTCCTACTTACCTTTCTGTGgaactgcttttctgtgctaaGTCTGTCTGTAATGGAAGGAGATGGCAGCCCCCTGTGGCCcccaagctggtgaggggagGGTGGTGAGGAcccagctgtggctgctgctctaCGAGGTGGCCAAGTCCATCGTTGTCTTGTGCAGCGGAAGGAAAGGCTCAtgttgctggggctgggagtCTCATccagctggctgtgctgcctgGAAGTGAACTCTCaggccccagagctggctgAGGGTCAGCTTGCTCCTCTCCGAGCTGCGCTTGCTCCCTCACACACAGCTGAGAGCTCACATGCAGTGGGAGAGCTAGGAGGAGGTAGCGATGTTGGCTCAGGCTCCCTGGTGAGTTCTGTGATGGGAGCAAACATCCTGTTTTCTTGCcagcatatttttttgttgGAAGTGACAGCTGGTGACCTCACTGCCTTGGGGACAGCCTTGTAGGAGCTTTTGCCTGTGATGCTGCAGTCAGTGTTGCCATGAGAAATCCCTCTGCAGGGCGCGGGGGGATGTGAGAACTGGGGCCAAACAGCTGCAGCCCCTGAGTATCTGCCAGGGTTGGGATGAGCTGCATCAGGACAGAGCCACTGAGGTTTCCAGACCTCTGTTTCTGGTGGCACAAGTGAGTCCTGCCTGTATGTCTGGCAGCAGGTCCAGTTCTTGCATTAAGACTCCAGTTATCCGGCAGTAGCTCAGGACCATTGGAAGGGAGTTGTGTGAACATTGCTTGTTGCCGTGGCTCTGACTGGGTGGTTCTCTCACAGGTGAAGGTGACAGAGGAGTGCTCACAGTACGAGTTTGAGAATTACatgaggcagcagctgctcttggCTGAGGAGAAGAACACCTTGCATGAGGCCAAGAGCTTCCTACAGAAGCGGCAGTTTGGGAACATCCCCCCCGTGCGACGCCTGGGCCATGATGCCCAGCCCATGAACCCTTTGGACGCAGCTATCCTGGCCCAGAGGTACCTTCGGAAGTAGCTTCCCACACATCCGAGAGCACAAGCACCATCCTGCAGTCTGCCTTTCACGTCGCCTACTACAGCTCAACAGCAATACCGGTGTCCCGTGATGGAGAATAATGTAGCAATTCTTCTGAGCTCTGTTCAGGGACACGCACTCACACTCGCTCTGGAGGGAGAAGACTTTTGAAAAAGCTAGTTTTGGAAGCAGCAACCTCTTGGCATCTTCTggaatctgttttttaaatcgAAGCCTAGATGACTAATCTGCTTTTAATCATGACTGTAATCTACCTCTCTTGTCTTTTTAACCATGCTGTTCTCTGGATCGAGCGAAGCCTGCGGGAAAGGAGAAGACTACCAAGGGTGAAGCTGGTTTGCTGGCACAAGAGTTGCGGCTGTGCAGTACAGAGAGTCGGCTGATTGCATTCGCTCCATATGGTTTGAATAAGCTTAGATTTATCAGGGTTTCTtgaaaggaagaatttcttGAAACCTCCCACTTCCCTTCATCTGCATCAAatctttttctgtccttgacGTGCCACCTGGTTTGGCTGTGTTGTCTAACCCTCGGTGGCCGTGCGTGGGCTGCAGTGTGCCAAGGCCTTCGTGAGCAGCACAAACAGCCGCCCGGTTATCCTGTGTGACCGGCGGCTGCCCGGAGAGCTGGCCGCCGCCTCAGGAGAGAGTCGTCCTTGCAGGCAATTGCTGCAAAGATGGGATCTTGTCCACAGTTCAAAGGTTTTGCAGGACTTGGCCCAGTGTGGCCTCTGACCTCTTTCCCACCTTTCACTGATTCTTTTAGTTTTGTAAGGATATATgatttaatcttatttttcagtagctTATCTAAGGTGCAGTTAAAATTGCATTAATTCTGATTTAGCATTTTCACACTTCAGTTGTGGTACAGATATAATATATGAGTTATAATGTGAAAAAGCTTCCCAAAATAATCTGCCTAGAATTAGGAAGGGGCTGGCTGAAGTCTCTACTGTATTTGTTCCCTAGCTTATCTTGCCATCCCAGCCTCGCCATGCAAACCTGGGGCCACCTCTGCTGTCCCCGTGTGGTGCTGAGGCGGGAGAAGGATGTCCCGGTTTGTCACCTAATGCCACTGGAAGAGCGTTTGCCTGTGCTGAGAACAGGAACGATTGTTTCTGAGCCTCATTTTGTGAACTGGATGCCTGTCTTGCCAGATGAACTGTTCTCGCACAGAGGTCCCAGGGCTCACAGTGCCCCAGCGAGGGCTCCTGCTCAAGGCAGCAGCTCTCTggctgcctccttcccctgctccgggctgctcccagccctgtggCAGCTCCAGCATCGCCCTCTCCTGCCAGCTTGGGGCTGGGCACAAGGAAATGTGTGAGCAGGGATGGGAAAAGCTGCTGTGGCCTCGGCTGTgggggctggccctgcttttTGGGGCCAGCTCTTTCACCCTGGTGAGTGCGGGCAGGGAGCGAGTAGCAGATATATTTGTAGCGTGTTGTTGCCTTCTCTTGCcccaggctggggcagcagaCTGCGTCTAGCCTGGGCCAACCTACAGGTGTCTTTGTGGAGACATAGGGATTGACCTGAAACTCCTTGGCAGCGTCGGGCATTATGTCCTGCCTGCGAACTCGCCAAAGCCGCTTGGCAGCGGGCAGGCAGGGAATTGTGAACACTAATACAGACTAGAACAGTTGCACCAACCCCAGCCAGCTGAGCCAGTAGCCTGAAGTCTTagccttatttattttaaagatggtAGATCTGTCCCGGCACACCGCAGCGCGTGCCCATCGCCCCCCTGTGCCACCAGCAGTGGAGCAgagacccccagccccgcgTCCCCTGGGGCCTGGACCCCCAGCTGGGGCCCTGCTCTTTCCATCTGGTTTTCTCCTGTTTTGCTCCCACCTctttatgttttggttttttttttccccaaagttaaAAGCAATATTCTGGGGACTCTGCAAGGCTGTATCATACCCAGTATTCCTGCACACCGGTCATCGCCAGTAAATCACACTTGTATTAAAGCAAACTGGAAggggggggtgcggggagggcaggagcgGCTGGGGGGTGCGGGCGGAGGGGCCGCGCTGTGGGAAGGAGCCtgttgtaagaaaaaaagaaaaaaaaaaaaaaaggaaaaaaatttgtatAAAGACATTATTTTTGTACTACATCAAAACTACTCCTGCATGACGGCAATAAAACTTCATACCGAGAGCCCGGAGCGCAGCGACcccgtggggatggggggggctgggaccagGATGGCTCGGGGACACGTGTGGGAGGGTGCAGTGGGGGTGGGCTTGCAGCGAAGTGGCCATGAGGGACCCTACAGGGAcccgcagccctgccctgccccgggggTCCCAGCTCCCCTTGCCAGGCCCTgcccagggctgagccccctgccccggcagAGCCTGTCCCTCCAGATCCAGCCTGGTGTCATCCCTGGGCCACTGGGGACAAACATTGGGTGGGGAGTGTTGGGTCCTGGGGGTCCAGCCCCAAGGTGTCCAGGGCTGATGCAGGTGGGGCAGAGACCCCTGCCCGCACCCTCGGCTCTGCCCGGCACCGCTGCCGCGCCGGAGCAGCCCGTGCTGCCGTCAAGCTGCCGGGTGGGCTGCGCCATGGCCTGGGCTGCTCCGTCCTTGCACGGTGCAGCCGGGAGCAGGGCAGGACCCTGCCTGTCCCCAAACCTCcctggggctgggtgctgccccggGAGCCCCTGCACACCCTTCCCTGCGTGGTTACGGTGCAACACGTGGGGGGGCTTCGCCAGGTCGAGGCGCAGCCCCGCGAGCCCATGGGGCTGGTCGTGGCCGGGACGGGGTCCGGAGCTGCCGGCCCACAGCCCCGCTCCCTGCTCCGGGGCGGCTCCGCAGCAGGGCCGAGCCCAGCGTCCCGGGGGAGCGGGACGAACCCCGGCCCCGTGCCTCGTTCGGCGTCGGGACGGGGCTGCCATTGGCTCCGGCGGGGAGCGCTGACCGCCAGCCGCCTCCAAACTATTTCCTGTTGCTGCGGCGTTAATGCTAAACAgacctttctctctcttccctctctccagcCAAAGTGCAGCGGGCTCCTGCCGCCGCTCGCCTTCCTGCCCCGCTCCGGGGCAACCCGCCACCCCGGTGAGTACCAGCCCCGCCGGCCCCTGGGCACCAGCACAGGGGGCTCGGGGACCGAAGGGGTCCGCGGGGCAGACGGGGCACCCCAAAGGACCCCCGGCACCCCGCATCCGCCCAGCCCCGACGGCCGCGGCGGGATGTCGCGGATCTGCCCCGTCCCCTGGTTGAGATGCTCCGGCGTTGCGCGGGGGGGGACCAGCGCGTGGGGACGCGGGGTCTGAGGGCGCGGGGTTCGGCGCGTGGGGATGCGGAGCTCGGGGACGCAGCGGTTGAGGATGCGGGGCTGGGTGCTTGGGGACGCGGGGCTGAGCGCTCTGGGGCTGTGCCCGCAGGCGCAGCCGTATCTCGGGGTGGTCCCGCTCTGGTGTCCCCGGGGGTCCAGGGCAACCCCAGCTCCGGCGGTGAGGGCTCGGTgccctcctgcccagcacacAGCGCCCACCAGGGCCCAGCTCCCTCCGGGCTCGCTCACACCCTGTGCCCACTACAGCCCCGGACCTCAACCCTGCCACGGCCCACGGCCACGGCTGCCGAGCCCCCCCGTGGCCAGCCCTGCGGTGCCCTCGCCAGCAGCCCCGCCACCGGCAACGCTCCGAGGGGGTCCCTGGAGCCCCACGGCGGGGttctgcccctccagccccgcagCGGGGCTGTGCGGCTCCCAGCCGGCCCCCTtgcaggggcaggggctggcggTGGGGCCGCTCCGCAAGGGACGACACCAGGACCCCCCTGGGGGTGTTTCGGGGTGTCCCGCTGCGAGGGGCTGCCCAGCCGCGGGACGTGCAGCAGCCCCGCAGCACTGGACTGTCCGGGGACGGTTCTGCTGATGTGtcacattttctgcatttctttcctcattcctccctccctggagCTGTTTTCTGGGAAATGAGCTCGTCCCCTGCCAGGGCCAGGCACTGCATCGCCTCCCGTCCTGcccgctgccccagccccacgcctTGGGGGGGGGCCACGGCACCCCACAGCTGAGAGGGACCCCGGCCCCACACCAGCATCGCTGGGGCAGGGACGGGCTGCCGAGGCTGGTGCTCAGCAGCTTGGGGCCAGGCGGGTCCCTGGGCGGCGGGAGGTGGGTGctcaccccctgcaccccatcGGGGGCTCAGGCACCCTGTCCCCACGGGGTGTCGTGGAGGGAGACGGCGCAGGGTGCCCacgtcccctcccagctccccagggcaggTTCCCGTGGGAGCTGTGGCCGGCGCAACGGAGGCGGCGCGAGCGGCTTTTCCTCTCGCAGAAGGACCAGCGCCTGCCCTTCGCTCATCCTgctccgggggccgcggcgggagcGCGGGGTCAGCCCCGGCTCGGCGGTgttccctgctgcctgccaaCCCGGCGGCCGTTGCACCGTGGCCCGGTCCTTGTCCCTGTGCCATGGGGCCCCGTGGCCACCAGCCGAGGCTGGGCGCAACGTGGaagggggacacacacacacacgctgcCGCAGAGGGGCTGCGTGGGGAGCACGCGTGTGCACAGGCAGCACCAGCTCCCGCGCACCCCGTGGCTCTGCCTTGCAAGGGTGCGCCGGgaccccggccccgctcggcaCCGAGCTCAGCCCCGTGTCCCGTGCCCGTGACCGGGGCAGGGGATGGAAAGCCTGGCCCGGTGCCGCAGATCCGCTTGACGCAGCGTCCTGGAGGAGCCATATCCGTCCCGGTCCTGCCGGAAGGAcggaggggtggtgggagcgGGACGGCTCCAGTTCGGCACTTTTGGGGCTCGGTCCTGGATGGAGCAGCCCAGCCCGGGAGcgagcccctgccccagccggGAGCCCTTGGGGCACGGTCGCAGCCAGGCATGGCCCCAAAAAGGGACGGGGGACTGCTGGGGAGGCCCCAGCCCCCAGTAGCGCCTTGCTCAGCCCCCGTGTCCTGCAGATGCCGAGCACGTGCCATCCCGGGAGACGCTGAGCAGGGCCAGGCGCGAGATGGAGAGCCGCAGGCGGGACATGGAGCTGCTGAGCAACAGCATGGCGGCGTATGCGCACATCCGAGGTGAGCCAGCCTGGACCCGGCAGGGACACGTCCCGGGGGGGACCCTAGGGCCAGTCCCTCATCCCCTCTGCTTTCCTCGCAGCCAACCCCGAGAGCTTCGGGCTCTACTTCGTGCTGGGGGTCTGCTTTGGGCTGGTGCTGACCCTGTGCCTGCTGGTGCTGCGCCTCTCCTGCCGGCCCGCCGTgcgccccccgccgcgcccgaGGGACTTCggcgaggacgaggaggaggacgaggaggaggacgaggaagaggaggacacCGTTGACCGTGCGGCATCCGAGTCCCTGCTGCCGGTGACCGAGATCCCGCTGGACAGCCACGGCCCCGGGGACGGGGCGCTGGCCGTCAACGTCTTCGCCTCGGCCGAGGAGCTGGAGCGGGCGCAGCGGCTGGAGGAGCGCGAGCGCATCATCCGCGAGATCTGGCGCAACGGGCAGCCCGACATCCTGGGCACCGGCACCCTTGGCCGCGTCCACTACTACTGAGTCCCGGCACAGGGGCAGGTGCCCCCGCGCCGTGTCTGGCTCCCGGCCCCGGGTAGCTCAGCCGACACCGTGCCACCCCCGGGAGCTGCCTAGGACGCGGTCTGGGGACAGGAGGACggcgggtgggggggctgcTCACTGCCCCCAGGTCGGAGGAGCTGACCTGGAGCACCGCTGCCAGCCGGACCCCAGCGCCACGggcaccccctccccaggaccAGCCTCGCCCCCGCCGCTGCGGGACACGAGGCACTTTTTGAGGCATTGGTACGACTGCTGGCACCGGCCGAGCAGCCCTGGGACTCTGCAGAGACAAGGACGAGGACAGGGCAGACCTTGCCGGCCTCGGCCACGGGCGCTGGCCCCCGTCGGCTTGGCGCTGGCACCGCAGGGAGGCCCAGCCCTGTGGGTCGCGGTCAAGCTGTACGTCCGTGTAAGCTATGgggtcctgcccccccccccaaaacatgGTGCTGTTATACACTACCTGGAGCCCAGcgtggcggcggggggggacccTGCGTGCCAAAGGGGGTCCCGCATACCGGGGCGGCTGCAGGAACCGACAGAagtggtgctggggctgggggggggtccggccACGGCTGCCTTCCCCAGGCCAATTCCCTCCCCGCTGGCCCCACTAAAATTAGCCGGGTCCTTTCCGGCACCGCCTGGCCCCGACCCAGCACCCtcccggcggggccggggcggatGTTTCCCCGCTGGGTTTTCGGGGCGGCGGGTGCTCCCCGGGGACGCGGGCTGCTCCCCGCAGGGCTGGGCCGCATCCTGCCCACGCTCCCTGCACCGGCCCAGCCCCATGGGGTGCGGGGGCcctgctgccccctccccagccccctccccgacAACTTTATAAAAATAGCTCCTTCCCAGGCCGGTCCCCAGTGCCGCCAGCGCCAGCAGGATCCAGATGTTTTCCAGATGTTCTCCCGGCCCCACGCCAGTGGCTGGAGGCCAGGAtgtgccggggctggggctgggctgggaaacGGTGCGGGGGctggatgaggaggaggaggaggaggaggaggcgctGACCCAGCCCTGCTGCGGGCCCTGGCTCTGCATCCCAGCCTGGGACAAGGTGCAGGGGGATGGTGGGGGGGCACTCGGCCCCCCCCAGGACTGGTTGTCACAGtctgcagccctggctgtgACCGCTGGCATGGCCACTGCCAGCACCTGGGGCTGAGCACTGCAGGCTCCTGCCCTGGGCTCTGCAGTGAGCCAGCCCTGGTGGGACGccctgtgccagggcagggaccCCCCGTGCCAGGGCAAGACCCCTGTGCCGtggtgggacccccccccgtgcccagcccagccctgcccaagCCTGTAAGAActtggcagccccagggcgctGCCCTCTGCAGCACCCACAGAGCCCAGCAGCACTCCGTACCCAAaatatagtttattttaaacaatatcTGTACACCCAGGGGCtgttgctgcagaaagcagtgcCTGGGTGCAGGGTGGGTGTTTGGGCTCAATCGGTGCAggacggggctgggggcagcggggctggggggcacatGGCACAGCACCGGCACAGCTCCCGCAGCACCACGTGCCACCCCCGGGGCCGCAGAGGGGTGGGCACCGCAGCCGCTAGCAGG includes these proteins:
- the EVA1B gene encoding protein eva-1 homolog B isoform X2 produces the protein MLNRPFSLFPLSSQSAAGSCRRSPDAEHVPSRETLSRARREMESRRRDMELLSNSMAAYAHIRANPESFGLYFVLGVCFGLVLTLCLLVLRLSCRPAVRPPPRPRDFGEDEEEDEEEDEEEEDTVDRAASESLLPVTEIPLDSHGPGDGALAVNVFASAEELERAQRLEERERIIREIWRNGQPDILGTGTLGRVHYY
- the EVA1B gene encoding protein eva-1 homolog B isoform X1, which codes for MESRRRDMELLSNSMAAYAHIRANPESFGLYFVLGVCFGLVLTLCLLVLRLSCRPAVRPPPRPRDFGEDEEEDEEEDEEEEDTVDRAASESLLPVTEIPLDSHGPGDGALAVNVFASAEELERAQRLEERERIIREIWRNGQPDILGTGTLGRVHYY